A genomic region of Leptolyngbya sp. NIES-2104 contains the following coding sequences:
- a CDS encoding DNA adenine methylase: MSKVIAFGWYGGKFNHLNWLLPLLPEATHYCEPFAGSAAVLLNRPPAFVETYNDIDGEVVNFFRVLRDRQEELIQAIGLTPFSREELRIAAEEPTENLTELERARRFFVRARQVRTGLAQTASAGRWAHCKLTSRAGMAGAVSRWLGSVEGLSEIVQRLLRVQIENAPAIEVIQRYDSEETLFYCDPPYPHDSRGDANAYRYEMSDRDHEKLAETLRAAKGKVALSGYHCTLLDKLYKDWHCIDAPSKQCLSVKQPRTEVLWTNYEIPIVCQPPAKFSIEPSNALTQI; encoded by the coding sequence ATGAGTAAAGTGATTGCATTTGGATGGTATGGCGGTAAATTTAATCATCTCAATTGGCTGCTTCCGTTACTGCCAGAAGCAACTCATTACTGTGAACCCTTTGCTGGATCTGCGGCAGTGTTGTTAAATCGTCCTCCTGCTTTTGTGGAAACGTATAACGATATTGACGGAGAAGTGGTGAATTTCTTTCGGGTATTGCGCGATCGACAAGAAGAACTCATTCAAGCGATCGGACTCACTCCATTTTCGAGAGAAGAACTCCGAATCGCTGCGGAAGAACCGACTGAGAATTTAACAGAACTCGAACGAGCGCGACGGTTTTTTGTGAGAGCGCGTCAAGTGAGAACAGGTCTAGCTCAAACCGCCAGCGCGGGACGTTGGGCACATTGTAAACTGACTAGTCGAGCAGGAATGGCAGGAGCAGTTTCTCGATGGCTTGGCAGTGTTGAAGGACTTTCTGAAATTGTGCAGCGATTATTGCGGGTGCAAATTGAGAACGCTCCAGCGATCGAGGTGATTCAGCGCTACGACAGCGAGGAGACTCTGTTTTATTGTGATCCTCCTTATCCGCACGATTCGCGAGGAGATGCGAATGCTTATCGATATGAGATGAGCGATCGTGATCACGAAAAATTAGCTGAAACACTCCGAGCCGCAAAAGGAAAAGTTGCACTATCGGGCTACCATTGTACCCTTCTAGACAAGCTTTACAAGGATTGGCATTGTATTGATGCCCCTTCAAAACAATGCCTTTCCGTGAAGCAACCCCGAACAGAAGTCTTGTGGACAAATTATGAGATTCCGATCGTATGTCAGCCCCCAGCGAAATTCTCGATCGAGCCTTCCAACGCGCTAACGCAAATTTAG